Within the Cyanobacteriota bacterium genome, the region ACGTCAACCGTGATGAAAGTTGCGGCCGGGGCACTGTCAAGTTTTCCAGTGGCGCGAGTGGTCAACCTATCACAGGCGCTAGAAATCCTAAAGCAGCACGAATTTTGGATCTATGGGACAACTACAGAACATGGTCAGTTACTCCACACGGTACAGTTTACAGGAGCCATTGCGATCGTCATTGGCTCTGAAGGTGATGGCCTTAGCCTACGGGTGCAAAAAAACTGTGATGTCCTAGTTTCTATCCCTTTAGCGGGGCAAACTGCCAGTTTGAATGCTTCTGTTGCTGCGGGTATGGTGCTTTACGAGCTTTATCGGCAGCGATTATCTAGTCGCTTATACATCAGTTTGTGATTCATTTGGATTAGAATCAGCACTGGCAGTCAAAACTCATCGGTCAAAGCCTATTCGGTTGAGAAGGATTAGTTTTCTGTTACAAAAATTAATCAGTCATGAAAAAATTTGAACAGGATAGTGTTGCTTAGCGGCTGCACTTGCTGGTAGTGCTAGTCTCAGTGGAACAGTATGAAGGAATTCTTGATAGATATCTTAGGTTCGATGGGCCTAGCTGTGTGGGTTGAAATTATAACTGCAACGCCACGTTGTACCTATTACTTCGGCCCTTTTGCTAACCCTGATGAGGCTGAGGAAGCAAAGTATGGTTACCTCGAAGATTTGCGCAACGAGGGTGCACAAGGTATTGTGGTCACAGTCAAGCGTTGTAAGCCTAAAGAACTAACGATCGCTGATGACTTGGATTCATTCCCTAGCCCAGGGACACAATTTTTTAGCGGTCAAATGTCTTAAGCTGTGATTACCTCTGGGTGTTGTGCTAGCCATTGGTCAATAGTTGAGAGCACTTGAGCTGGTATCTCCCAAGGAAATAGGTGAGCGGTTTGAGGATAGATGTGCCACTCACAGGTTGGCAGGCGGGCTGCTGTTTCTAAGCTAGAGGCAGGTGTGATATGACGATCGCTATCACCGATCAGCATTAAACATGGGCATTGGATTTGAGAGAGCAAGTCTCGACGGTCATAGCCTTGACGAATTGCTAATGATAGAGCGTTGTGGGCAAATCGAGATGTTTGCAGGTAAGCCGCTACACCAGATTCGGCCAGATAGCCGTAGGCTGTAGGTGTGTGCTGTTGCATCAAGTAGCGATACAGCGATCGTTGACCCCATTGCTCAATATTCCATAACCAACCAGGGTTCAGCCAATTGATGATAGAACTGATGCCCGTGAAGAGATAGTCTTGCCAAGTAACGGGTGGATGGTCACTGCGAGGGCAAGCTGATGTTGCCACCAGAATAAGTCCACTGATGCGCTGGGGTTGATGCAGCGCTAGTTCCATGGCCAGAATGCCGCCCAATGACCACCCCAACACCAGGCATTGACGAATGTCAAGACGATCTAGTAGGGCTTCTAGATCTAGAACATGATCAGACATTTGAAAGGGGCACCGAGGTTGGCTAGCACCATAGCCTCTGAGGTCAGGGGCGATCGTCTGCAACCGCTGGGATAAGTGTCGAGTAAACACGGCCATCGTTGCCGCAGAGCCAGGATGTCCATGTAGACAGAGGACAGGAAACCCTAAGCCATGAATTTGTGTTGCTAGGGGAAAGGGGGTAGCCATAGTCCATGTTAAACATTATTGGCTCAGTGTTCGGAGAAATCGCTGTAAACCTGTAAACAGACCTCGCTGTGCTGATTCCTGAGCCTGCTCAGTTAACGTTGAGGCTGCCAACAGACGATCTAGTTCATCACCACTTGGTTTGTGAGGTAGTTCTGTCAGTAGTTCATAAGATGAGCCATTAGGGTCGGTAGTCTCAACCCAAACTTGCCACAGTGATGGATAGCACCGCCACACAGCAGCCTTTTCTAGGGGACGTAGATAATAGCAAGACTCAATCGTGCTAAGAAAACGCTCTCGAAGCTGACGGGCTGCGTAGCCTATTCCTACAGTAGCTACATCTTCTAGCACAGGATTGAGTAAAACCACCGGACGATCGCCCGCTTCAGCACAGAGTTTTTCTACCTCTAGCACCTCCACCGAACTGGGAGCAATGACTAGACAAGCGCGATCTTCTGGCTGAAGCTTGCCTTTCAGCTCACCAATGCCACGAATTTCAAAGGCCATCGGCCCCCAATCACGTCGAGCTAGGGCAGCCGCTCCTGCATCTGGGAAATAAACCTTGAAATTAGCCCCATAATCTGCAAACACATCTAGAAACTGCTCAGCTACAGGCATTGGCTTTAGTTCTGCGAACACCAGTTCCACCTGCAACCTGGTATAGCCGTCTGCTAGAGCAGTCTTTGTTGCCACTTTGGCTTGGGTGATCGCGTCTTCTAGCGTTTGGGGAAGTTGAAGAGTTGTCATGCTGTGATGAATAGTTGTAAATACCTATTAAGGATGAGAGCAAGCCATTTCCACCTATCGCAAACGTGTCCAAACCATTGAATCTACGAATTGGTGCTAATCCTGAATATAGTCCTCACCTGTCAACAGTGCCTGTTCAGCCCGCATAAATTCTCTGCCTAAGTAGGCAGCATGGTCAAGCCGAGTTACCAGACACGGTTGGGTAGATTCAAAAATCTGAACACAAATCTCCTTGGCTGTGCGACCCGTAAATAGGGTTGTGTGTACTCGATCGACTTTGCCTTTTGCTGGAATGGGTTTACCAGTTTCAGGGTCTACAGCCAAGCCTTGATCGTTAATTGCGTTAGTGTAGTGTTTGGCACAGATTAGAGCATTTTCTCGATCAAGATAAATAATGAAATAGCCGCCTTCGTCTAGGTCAATCTGGCGACGGGAAAGCTGATCATCAATAGCCTTAAGGTCTATAATCGTCTGGGTCATATCTACTTCTGTACTCCGCAGTAATCTAGTGTAGCGTCAAACTATTCTGACAAGACTTGGTTTGTGCGCTAGTGTACATAACGGGTCAACTACTTGTACGTTAACTACAACTAAACTACGTAGCCGCTAGCCGATGAAAAAATACATAACACCTGTGGTCATGACCTGCCTCGGTATAACCTTGAGTGTGTTGTTAGGGTATCGGCCTACGGATACTAGCCTGTCAGCAAGTGTACCAATATCTCTGGAATTGCCAGCACTACAGGTTTACCCGTTACCCGCGTCTCTAGCAGCGTGGCAAGATGTTGAAAACCGTGGTGACTATTTTGATCAAATTCAACCAACAGATGTGGGGTATTTGATATGGAGGCAGTTTCCCGTGCGGGTCTATGTGGAACAGCCAGTCAGCGATCGTGCTAATGCTGCCAGAGTAGCCGCTTGGACCCAGGCTGTTACTGAAGGGATCACTGAATGGAATCGCTACTTACCCTTAGTGTTAGTGGCTAATCCAGAGCAAGCCGATATCACCATCTGGCGAGTAGTGCCACCCCTACAGCGCCAAAACCCAGGTGATGGGCGATCGTCGTTGGGCAGGGTACGCTCAGCGGAAACACGTTATCAGCTCTATAGCCACCATCAGGGTAAGGATCCACCTGTGTTAGTTCATCGCTGCTATATCCACCTAAGTCCTAACCAAACAATTCCTTACATCCGCGCTGCTGCTCGCCATGAGATGGGTCATGCCTTGGGGATCTGGGGACACAGCCCTCTGCCTAGTGATGTCATGTATTTCGCACAGGTACGCACTCCCCCACCTATTTCTCCACGGGATGTCAACACCCTAAAGCGGATTTATGAGCAACCAACCCGACTGGGAGGTCAAATCCCTACCCAACCGACTTAACCTCAAGCTTTAGAAAAAGAGATGACTGTCTGGCTGGATGTTGATCTCCATTGGTACTGCTTGTGGTTCCATGCCTAAGACACTAACTATGGCTTCAGCGGCTGTTTCAGGACGTAGCATCTTGGTACGATCGACCTTCAGGCTGATGGAATCCCAGAAGGGAGTATCAACTCCACCGAAATAAAACAGTGTTACCTTGATGCCAAAGCGACGCAATTCCTCTGCCAGGCACTTGCTAAACCCCACAACCCCAAACTTAGAGGCACAGTAAGCTGCCGCCATCGGCATAGTGTGCTTGCCCAAAATACCAACAATGTTACAGATATGTCCTTGCTTTTGATCCTTCATCACATTGGCAGCCGCTTGCATCGTGTAGAAGCTACCCTTAAGATTCACAGCTAACATTGCATCTAAATCAGCGGCTTCTAGCTTATTCCACTGTTTGAGAATGCCTGCCCCTGCTGCATTCACCAGCACATCTAGCTGACCAAACTGCTCAGTAATCTGTTGCATCAGGTTGTTGACTTGCTCAGGCTGCGTAATATCTGTTGGAATAGCAACAACTTGAGTGTTGAGTTCTTGCTCTAGGGCATTTAAGCGATCGCGACTGCGCCCTACCAACACCAACCGAGCTTGCTGGACAGATAACTTACGGGCCAACGCAGAACCAATTCCACCTGCTGCCCC harbors:
- a CDS encoding RNA methyltransferase, which codes for TSTVMKVAAGALSSFPVARVVNLSQALEILKQHEFWIYGTTTEHGQLLHTVQFTGAIAIVIGSEGDGLSLRVQKNCDVLVSIPLAGQTASLNASVAAGMVLYELYRQRLSSRLYISL
- a CDS encoding DUF1816 domain-containing protein; the protein is MKEFLIDILGSMGLAVWVEIITATPRCTYYFGPFANPDEAEEAKYGYLEDLRNEGAQGIVVTVKRCKPKELTIADDLDSFPSPGTQFFSGQMS
- a CDS encoding alpha/beta hydrolase, which codes for MATPFPLATQIHGLGFPVLCLHGHPGSAATMAVFTRHLSQRLQTIAPDLRGYGASQPRCPFQMSDHVLDLEALLDRLDIRQCLVLGWSLGGILAMELALHQPQRISGLILVATSACPRSDHPPVTWQDYLFTGISSIINWLNPGWLWNIEQWGQRSLYRYLMQQHTPTAYGYLAESGVAAYLQTSRFAHNALSLAIRQGYDRRDLLSQIQCPCLMLIGDSDRHITPASSLETAARLPTCEWHIYPQTAHLFPWEIPAQVLSTIDQWLAQHPEVITA
- a CDS encoding DUF1995 family protein, which codes for MTTLQLPQTLEDAITQAKVATKTALADGYTRLQVELVFAELKPMPVAEQFLDVFADYGANFKVYFPDAGAAALARRDWGPMAFEIRGIGELKGKLQPEDRACLVIAPSSVEVLEVEKLCAEAGDRPVVLLNPVLEDVATVGIGYAARQLRERFLSTIESCYYLRPLEKAAVWRCYPSLWQVWVETTDPNGSSYELLTELPHKPSGDELDRLLAASTLTEQAQESAQRGLFTGLQRFLRTLSQ
- a CDS encoding DUF4346 domain-containing protein, with translation MTQTIIDLKAIDDQLSRRQIDLDEGGYFIIYLDRENALICAKHYTNAINDQGLAVDPETGKPIPAKGKVDRVHTTLFTGRTAKEICVQIFESTQPCLVTRLDHAAYLGREFMRAEQALLTGEDYIQD
- a CDS encoding peptidase, with the protein product MKKYITPVVMTCLGITLSVLLGYRPTDTSLSASVPISLELPALQVYPLPASLAAWQDVENRGDYFDQIQPTDVGYLIWRQFPVRVYVEQPVSDRANAARVAAWTQAVTEGITEWNRYLPLVLVANPEQADITIWRVVPPLQRQNPGDGRSSLGRVRSAETRYQLYSHHQGKDPPVLVHRCYIHLSPNQTIPYIRAAARHEMGHALGIWGHSPLPSDVMYFAQVRTPPPISPRDVNTLKRIYEQPTRLGGQIPTQPT
- a CDS encoding SDR family oxidoreductase encodes the protein MHDKVVAIIGAAGGIGSALARKLSVQQARLVLVGRSRDRLNALEQELNTQVVAIPTDITQPEQVNNLMQQITEQFGQLDVLVNAAGAGILKQWNKLEAADLDAMLAVNLKGSFYTMQAAANVMKDQKQGHICNIVGILGKHTMPMAAAYCASKFGVVGFSKCLAEELRRFGIKVTLFYFGGVDTPFWDSISLKVDRTKMLRPETAAEAIVSVLGMEPQAVPMEINIQPDSHLFF